From the Anguilla anguilla isolate fAngAng1 chromosome 6, fAngAng1.pri, whole genome shotgun sequence genome, one window contains:
- the LOC118230414 gene encoding ALK and LTK ligand 2-like: protein MSGLRKPAVIGLILLICTAGYCKENTVHTDTREDKSLFERIMDIVRHAREHRGRSGCTLQHTSKTQEYSIDPKEVHDYKSYNEDQILEIFPRDLRKKEKFLKHFTGPLYFSPKCRKHVYRLYHNTRDCTIPAYYKRCARLLVRLAESPRCTEG, encoded by the exons ATGAGTGGACTGCGAAAGCCTGCTGTCATTGGACTGATACTCTTGATCTGCACTGCTGGATATTGTAAGGAGAACACTGTTCACACGGACACACGAGAGGACAAAAGCCTTTTCGAACGGATCATGGACATCGTGAGACATGCGAGAGAGCATCGGGGAAGAAGCGGATGTACACTACAGCATACTTCAAAAACACAAGAATACTCAATCGATCCAAAGGAAGTGCACGATTATAAATCATATAATGAGGATCAAATTCTTG agaTTTTCCCAAGAGatctgagaaagaaagaaaagtttttaaaacatttcacag GTCCTCTGTACTTCAGTCCAAAGTGCAGGAAACATGTTTACAGGTTATACCACAACACCAGGGACTGCACAATACCAGCAT ACTACAAACGATGTGCCAGACTTCTCGTTAGGTTAGCTGAAAGTCCAAGATGTACAGAAGGCTAG